The Candidatus Delongbacteria bacterium genome has a window encoding:
- a CDS encoding polysaccharide deacetylase family protein, whose protein sequence is MRLKYDPPRIIKKYLNDYIWETNSGVLLTFDDGPTEYYTRVILDKLEEYNLKSIFFVVGENVKRFPSLARLIIEKGHEIGNHTMRHYRSNIFSSLNMIANEVENCNKMICDTTGFNVRFFRPPHGRVKPGYYQIVKSFNMKMMLWSCLTYDYSGNIDIVDRSLRYLRSNSIITLHDSLKSGKIISNAIDNCVSKILIKGFDKDWMLK, encoded by the coding sequence CCCCCCCAGAATAATAAAAAAATATCTTAACGACTATATATGGGAAACAAATAGTGGAGTTTTGTTGACTTTTGATGATGGTCCTACAGAATATTATACCAGAGTGATTCTGGATAAACTTGAAGAATATAACTTGAAATCTATTTTTTTTGTCGTCGGAGAGAATGTAAAAAGATTTCCGAGTTTGGCTAGATTGATTATTGAAAAAGGACACGAAATTGGAAATCATACTATGAGACATTACAGAAGTAATATTTTTTCGAGTCTAAATATGATTGCTAATGAGGTTGAGAATTGCAATAAGATGATTTGTGATACAACAGGTTTCAATGTAAGGTTTTTTAGACCTCCTCATGGTAGAGTAAAACCAGGTTACTATCAAATTGTAAAAAGTTTTAATATGAAAATGATGCTTTGGAGCTGCCTAACTTATGATTATAGTGGGAATATAGATATTGTGGATAGATCCTTGAGATATTTAAGATCAAATTCAATCATTACTCTTCACGACAGTTTGAAATCTGGAAAAATAATTTCGAATGCCATTGATAATTGTGTTTCAAAGATATTAATAAAAGGATTTGATAAAGATTGGATGCTCAAATGA